A stretch of Glandiceps talaboti chromosome 18, keGlaTala1.1, whole genome shotgun sequence DNA encodes these proteins:
- the LOC144449117 gene encoding intraflagellar transport protein 22 homolog produces MYKAKILVLGPCESGKTTISNFLADATETSGGEYHPTQGVRILEFESNGLNVAGRSVTAEVELWDCSGNQKFETCWSAFMKDTSGVVLVYNPDQSNHDKQLDMWYNTFVSNLGIRDSQCIVFAHHKPSTSNQNTVQLSSSMSKVMHVHSNLEDDADGVRRDFGNYLSKLFTQLSDKREQEELSIIN; encoded by the exons ATGTATAAGGCGAAAATTCTAGTTCTTGGGCCCTGTGAG TCTGGCAAGACAACCATCAGTAACTTCTTAGCTGATGCTACCGAGACTTCAGGAGGGGAATACCACCCGACACAAGGAGTAAG AATTTTAGAATTTGAAAGCAATGGTCTGAATGTTGCTGGTAGGTCAGTCACAGCAGAAGTTGAACTTTGGGATTGTAGTGGAAATCAAAA ATTTGAGACATGTTGGTCAGCCTTTATGAAAGATACCAGTGGTGTTGTACTTGTCTATAATCCTGACcaatcaaatcatgacaaacaacTAGATATGTG GTATAATACATTTGTATCCAACCTAGGCATCCGTGACTCTCAATGTATTGTATTtgcacaccacaaaccatccaCATCCAATCAGAATACAGTACAGCTGTCCTCAtccatgtcaaaggtcatgcatgtaCACTCAAATCTGGAAGATGATGCAGATGGAGTGAGGAGAGACTTTGGCAATTATCTGTCAAAGCTGTTCACACAATTGTCCGACAAACGTGAACAAGAAGAACTCAGCATAATCAATTAG